From Scytonema millei VB511283:
TTCTCGGTCAAATGTTGAGTGAAGGGCTGATATCAATCGGTGATATCGATCCTTTAGGGAAACATTTAAACATCGGTCGTCGCCAAGAAGCAATGGTACAAATTGCCTTACTTGCAGAAGATGAAGATTTACAAGCAAAACTAGCAGTTTACGGCATTGAAACCCAAACGCCGTCACAAGTAGAACCAATTCAAGTCCGCCAAACCGGAGAACTATCGACTGTCTACACCCAAATTGGACGTAACGACAAATTAGGCTTGACAGGAAGACCAATTAGGCGCTTGCGGAGTTTAACGACTGCGAGAATCTTTCGGATTCGGGATGAAACCGTGGTGTTTCTACCTTCTTTTCTCGATCCCCAGCAATTTTATCTCACCCTCGATTACCACTTTTTAGTCGCACGATTTAAGAGCGAACTTGCATACATTAAACATCATTGGAGCGATTTAGGGCGACCGACGGTAACGCTGATGTTAACCCATACCATGCTAGAAACGGAGAAAGAGGCGTTATTACCGTTGATGGAGGAACTCAGAAGCGGTATTTGCAACAGCGTTCACGTTAAGCTGGGACGGTTGCAACAGTTGATGCTAACGGCAAAAACAGAACGGATTGATTTCTTGCATGAGTTAGATTTTACTCCCCTAGCAGTTAACAAGACCGCACAACGCAACTATTACTTGACGTTTCATCCCGAAAAAAACCTACCTTTAGGGATTACCCAAGAATTTCAGCTAGAATGCGAAACCAATCTCAGTCTCCTATTAGGACAATTACGGGCTTCGGAAAATCTCTACGAGCAAATTGAGTTATTGCAGACATTGTATCGCTTGCGCGGCTTAGATTTTGATAGTGGTTTTGGCGGACATGGAAAACGGGTAACAGTTGCCGATTTATTGGATGAAGTCTATACCAAGGCGGGAAATTCGTGCTTGTGGACAATTGTACGCCGCGCCGCCGGACTGCGACGGATGATAGATGTGTCGCTTTCAGATGAAGTGACATCAATTCTAGTCAGACAAAAACAAATTGCCGTAGGTAAGTCGTACAGCGAGGCTTCCTTGATTAACCAACCAATGTCCAATCAAGAAATTGGGGAAAAAATCGACCAGTTTTGTGGCGAAGATATTCGCGATCGCGTTTTAACCCAAGAAATGCTTAACTATTTAGGGGTATTGATTCGTACAGAACCCCACTTATTTAAGGGATTGCTGACATTGCGGGTTGGTTATTTAATTTTATTAATTACCAGCGAGTTAGGACAAGAATTAGGGCTAACTCAAGATGAAGCCTACGAACATTTGATGCAACTATCCCCATTTGAAGTGAAAATGCGCCTGCGCCAAGTTTTAATTGGTTATGAGGGGATGAATCAAGTCTTGCGTCAACGAGAATCGTTACACGTCAAACAGCCAGAAAGCGATATTGAATGGGTAGTATTGCCTGAAGCTACAGACGAAGGTTTCGTTCCCTTAAGTGGTTGGCAACAGCAGCGACACTGGGATGGGGCAATGAACCGCGTTCCTCAAGACTTTTTCCAACGAGTTTGGCGGTTAATGAAACACTCTAAAGGCGTGATTATTGGCGATAAATTAGAACGCCGCAATCGTTTGGATAGCGAATTGATTTTAGCAGAAATGACATCAGGAGAGAAAAACTTTGCCCTGCGAGTCGAGCATTTACTGAATAAAATTGAAGCTCCAGAATATCGACAAGTTAATATTGAAACACTCATGGAATTAGCAGCAATTTGCGATCGCAATCCGAATTTACAAATCGAAGAATATATTGTACTAGATGTATTAATCGGTCATG
This genomic window contains:
- a CDS encoding glycoside hydrolase family 15 protein — encoded protein: MYKTAAQLPARLDYYYHQIKTIILSRQNPISGLLPASTAITAHGDYTDAWVRDNVYSILAVWGLALAYRKVDPDKGRTYELEHSVVKLMRGLLFAMMRQATKVESFKHSQAALDALHAKYNTQTGDIVVGDGEWGHLQLDATSLFLLMLAQMTASGLHIVYTIDEVNFVQNLVYYIGRTYRTPDFGIWERGNKINHGNAELNASSVGMAKAALEAMNGLDLFGVGGSQASVIHVLPDEIARARITLENLLPRESASKEVDAAVLSVIGYPAFAVEDRRLLERTRNDIITKLQGKYGCKRFLRDGHQTVLEDPNRLHYEPRELKQFEHIECEWPLFFTYLLLDGIFRGDRTQIQAYQERLEKIVVERDGVKLLPELYYVPQENIAAERANPQTQTRLPNENVPLVWAQSLYFLGQMLSEGLISIGDIDPLGKHLNIGRRQEAMVQIALLAEDEDLQAKLAVYGIETQTPSQVEPIQVRQTGELSTVYTQIGRNDKLGLTGRPIRRLRSLTTARIFRIRDETVVFLPSFLDPQQFYLTLDYHFLVARFKSELAYIKHHWSDLGRPTVTLMLTHTMLETEKEALLPLMEELRSGICNSVHVKLGRLQQLMLTAKTERIDFLHELDFTPLAVNKTAQRNYYLTFHPEKNLPLGITQEFQLECETNLSLLLGQLRASENLYEQIELLQTLYRLRGLDFDSGFGGHGKRVTVADLLDEVYTKAGNSCLWTIVRRAAGLRRMIDVSLSDEVTSILVRQKQIAVGKSYSEASLINQPMSNQEIGEKIDQFCGEDIRDRVLTQEMLNYLGVLIRTEPHLFKGLLTLRVGYLILLITSELGQELGLTQDEAYEHLMQLSPFEVKMRLRQVLIGYEGMNQVLRQRESLHVKQPESDIEWVVLPEATDEGFVPLSGWQQQRHWDGAMNRVPQDFFQRVWRLMKHSKGVIIGDKLERRNRLDSELILAEMTSGEKNFALRVEHLLNKIEAPEYRQVNIETLMELAAICDRNPNLQIEEYIVLDVLIGHAVRLAWLERFPEKADRYDEFKASAWRAFYNSSPRECASAVVKAFRFLSEFGQSQAA